The following proteins come from a genomic window of Brevibacillus antibioticus:
- a CDS encoding FecCD family ABC transporter permease, producing the protein MKDYLSLRIGKRFSSFQLHKKTIWFSLLALLIVIAIAVVSLGMGEMKIAPLDVVKVLLGIGSEENALIVEQFRLPRIVIAILVGAALAVAGAIMQGLVRNPLASPDILGVSGGASVFAVGFLILFETASIKWLPPIAFLGATLTTFLLYALSWKKGVTPLRLVMIGVGIKIAAGAIVTMLIMFSPFLLQNKALLWLTGSIYGVDWNDVFMILPWVIGLILVASLLARRVNLQQLGDDLATSLGSSLQMDRFLLLMICAALTGTAVSVGGDISFVALLAPHIAKQLIGPSFGGAMTLSAFLGAIIVLLADLIARMAFSPIEVPVGVFTSAIGAPFFIYLLYKNRNR; encoded by the coding sequence ATGAAAGACTACCTGTCTCTTCGCATCGGCAAGCGCTTTTCATCGTTTCAGCTACATAAAAAGACGATCTGGTTTTCGCTACTCGCCTTGCTGATCGTCATCGCCATAGCAGTTGTCAGTCTCGGAATGGGTGAAATGAAAATCGCCCCGCTCGATGTGGTAAAAGTTTTGTTGGGAATCGGTTCAGAAGAAAATGCTTTGATTGTGGAGCAATTTCGCCTGCCGCGTATCGTCATTGCTATTCTGGTAGGTGCCGCACTAGCAGTAGCTGGTGCCATCATGCAGGGCCTCGTCCGCAATCCGTTGGCTTCCCCGGATATTCTTGGGGTATCGGGTGGAGCCTCTGTTTTTGCAGTCGGCTTCTTGATTCTTTTTGAAACAGCGAGCATCAAGTGGCTTCCTCCCATTGCTTTTTTGGGGGCAACACTGACGACATTCCTGCTGTACGCCCTCTCTTGGAAAAAAGGCGTCACGCCGCTTCGTCTCGTCATGATCGGTGTTGGAATTAAAATCGCTGCGGGTGCCATCGTCACCATGTTAATCATGTTTAGTCCGTTTTTGCTACAAAATAAGGCATTGCTCTGGCTGACTGGAAGCATCTACGGCGTTGACTGGAACGACGTATTCATGATTTTGCCGTGGGTCATTGGACTGATTCTCGTAGCCAGCTTGCTTGCAAGACGTGTGAACCTTCAACAGCTCGGCGATGATCTGGCGACGAGTCTCGGCAGTTCCTTGCAAATGGATCGCTTTCTCCTGCTCATGATTTGCGCAGCTTTGACGGGAACAGCCGTCTCTGTTGGAGGAGATATCAGCTTTGTGGCTTTGCTGGCCCCACACATTGCCAAGCAACTGATTGGTCCGTCCTTTGGCGGTGCCATGACACTCTCGGCGTTCTTGGGTGCCATTATCGTATTGCTTGCGGATTTGATTGCCCGCATGGCTTTTTCACCAATCGAAGTGCCTGTAGGGGTATTCACCTCTGCCATCGGCGCTCCGTTTTTCATCTACTTGCTGTATAAAAATCGAAATCGCTAG
- a CDS encoding FecCD family ABC transporter permease, with amino-acid sequence MNSFLASNFRKILGVVFALFLLSYLSYASLIFGVIDTSWQTAIDAYTNFNGSNEHIVIKEVRVPRVLNALTVGFCLGLAGTLLQSLTRNPVADVELFGLNAGASLFVVFAVTFVGISSLTQFTWISFIGAAVAGLIVYLLGSFGRDGLSPVKLVLAGAAITALASSIRHGMMVLNEKATDEVLFWLAGSVGGRKLEYLATVFPYMIIAWIAAFVLARPIQTLLMGDDVAKGLGQRTLLVKLSVGIVIVLLSGCAVAVAGPIGFVGLVTPHLARYLVGIDTRWVLLYSGLFGSVLLLLADIGARFIAMPAEVPIGVMTALIGIPFFIYVARKGLDK; translated from the coding sequence ATGAATTCTTTTTTAGCTAGCAACTTTCGTAAAATTCTGGGAGTGGTATTCGCCCTTTTCCTCCTGTCTTACCTCAGTTATGCCAGCCTCATCTTTGGCGTCATTGACACGAGTTGGCAAACTGCGATTGATGCCTACACGAATTTCAACGGCTCCAATGAACACATCGTCATTAAAGAAGTGCGAGTACCGCGCGTGCTCAATGCGCTTACGGTCGGTTTTTGCCTCGGCTTGGCCGGAACTCTGCTCCAATCCTTGACGAGAAACCCTGTTGCAGACGTTGAACTGTTCGGTCTTAATGCAGGTGCTTCTCTTTTTGTTGTGTTCGCCGTTACATTTGTCGGGATCAGCTCCTTGACCCAGTTTACGTGGATTTCCTTTATAGGAGCCGCTGTAGCAGGTTTGATCGTCTACTTGCTCGGTTCATTCGGCAGAGATGGGCTTTCGCCTGTGAAGTTGGTTCTAGCGGGTGCAGCTATCACCGCTTTGGCTTCCTCGATCCGACACGGCATGATGGTCCTAAATGAAAAAGCCACAGACGAGGTGCTTTTCTGGCTGGCAGGGTCAGTCGGAGGCAGAAAGCTAGAGTATTTAGCCACTGTCTTTCCTTATATGATCATTGCCTGGATCGCTGCATTTGTCCTCGCACGCCCGATTCAAACGTTGTTGATGGGTGATGACGTAGCAAAAGGTCTCGGACAACGCACCTTATTGGTCAAATTAAGCGTAGGAATCGTCATTGTTCTCTTATCCGGTTGCGCGGTTGCTGTGGCTGGACCTATTGGTTTTGTCGGATTGGTCACTCCGCATCTGGCCCGCTATCTCGTCGGAATCGATACTCGCTGGGTGCTTTTGTACAGCGGTCTGTTTGGCTCCGTCCTGCTGCTGTTAGCAGATATCGGTGCTCGCTTTATCGCAATGCCTGCTGAAGTTCCTATTGGAGTAATGACAGCCCTGATCGGAATTCCGTTCTTCATCTATGTCGCACGCAAGGGGCTGGATAAATAA
- a CDS encoding ABC transporter substrate-binding protein → MFSRTYRTAGGKAFFAVLMATLLVVTGCGTPQASEQKPAEQKPADQATGSGQSYTVKHAMGETTIKGTPERIVMLTNQGTETLMALGVKPVGAVGSTVDPTQFYDFTKSFLEGTKSVGTEGQPNLEAIAALKPDLILGMKFRHEKIYQQLTAIAPTVFVNEPRGDWKANFSLFAEAVNKKAEGEKVLADWNKRVEDFKAKAGDKLNTKVSVVRFMPGKVRIYYKDTFTGAIFKDLGLARPASQDKDDFAAEVTKERIPEMDGDIMFYFTYETGKGEASKLEQEWTNDPLWKNLNVVKAGKAYKVDDTIWNTSGGVIAANKVLDELEGYIIGK, encoded by the coding sequence ATGTTTTCTCGTACATATCGGACCGCAGGCGGTAAAGCTTTCTTTGCTGTCTTAATGGCGACCTTGTTGGTTGTTACCGGTTGCGGTACTCCACAAGCAAGTGAACAAAAGCCGGCAGAACAAAAGCCTGCTGATCAAGCAACTGGTTCCGGCCAAAGCTACACAGTGAAACACGCGATGGGCGAAACAACCATCAAAGGTACACCAGAACGCATCGTCATGTTGACCAACCAAGGTACTGAAACTCTGATGGCTCTCGGTGTGAAGCCAGTAGGGGCTGTAGGTTCGACTGTTGATCCTACTCAATTCTACGATTTCACCAAGTCTTTCCTTGAGGGGACAAAATCCGTAGGTACAGAAGGTCAACCTAACCTGGAAGCAATCGCGGCATTGAAACCTGACCTGATTCTGGGTATGAAATTCCGTCATGAAAAAATTTATCAACAATTGACTGCAATTGCTCCAACGGTATTCGTTAACGAGCCACGCGGCGACTGGAAGGCAAACTTCTCCTTGTTCGCGGAAGCAGTAAACAAAAAGGCTGAGGGAGAAAAAGTCCTCGCTGATTGGAACAAGCGCGTTGAAGACTTCAAAGCAAAAGCGGGCGACAAGCTGAACACAAAAGTATCTGTTGTACGCTTTATGCCTGGTAAAGTTCGCATCTACTATAAAGACACCTTCACTGGTGCTATCTTCAAAGACCTTGGCCTGGCTCGTCCAGCTTCCCAAGACAAAGACGATTTCGCAGCAGAAGTAACCAAAGAGCGCATTCCAGAAATGGATGGCGACATCATGTTCTACTTCACGTACGAAACAGGCAAAGGCGAGGCTTCCAAGCTGGAGCAAGAGTGGACGAACGATCCTCTCTGGAAAAATCTGAACGTCGTGAAAGCGGGCAAAGCATACAAAGTGGATGACACCATCTGGAATACTTCCGGTGGCGTAATCGCAGCCAATAAAGTACTGGATGAGCTGGAAGGCTACATCATCGGTAAATAA